TGGAAAAAATCCATACGAAATCGTACAAGAACTTTTAAAAGAATCCGTAAGTGGGCTAGGGTTAGACGAAAGCATCTATCAAATCCTAAAAAAACCTATGAGATTGTTAGAGGTGTCAATACCGATTCGAAAAGATAACGGGGATATTGTGAACTATACAGGCTATCGTTCCCAGCATCTTGATATCTTAGGTCCTACAAAAGGGGGCATTCGGTTTCATCCAGATGTTAATATTGATGAGGTGCGAGCATTATCCATATGGATGTCTATGAAATCCGCTATTATTCAATTGCCACTAGGTGGAGGAAAAGGTGGAGTCATCGTAAATCCAAATGATTTAAATGAGCGTGAGCTTGAAGAATTAAGCAGAAGCTATATTCGGAAGATTACCCCGATTATTGGACCAAAAAAAGATATTCCAGCCCCTGATATGAACACTACACCAGAAATCATGGCGTGGATGATCGATGAATATGACAAATTAAATGGCTATAATATCCCTGGTTTGATTACAGGTAAACCAATTATTATTGGAGGATCTCAAGGGAGATTAGAGGCAACGGGAAGAGGTGTAGTGATTACGATACGCGAAGCAGCTAATGCGATTAACCTAGATTTATCACAAGCAACGGCAGCGATACAAGGCTTCGGTAATGTTGGGAGCGCTACGGCACATTTTCTGCATGAAAGTGGTGTGAAGGTTGTTGCAATTACAGATGCATCAGGTGGAATTTATAATGAAAATGGAATAAACATCCCTGAGCTTTCTGAATTTGTAGCAGAAGGAAATGTTATTGCCGATTATGAAAAATGTGAATCTATTTCCAATGAAAAGATGTTTGCCTTGCCCGTTGATATTCTGATTCCGGCAGCCATTGAAAATCAAATTACAAAAGAAACAGCACCTACCATTCAAGCAAAAATTGTAGCAGAAGCAGCTAATGGACCGTCAACCCCTGAAGGCAATGATATTTTAGAGGAAAAAGGAGTCTTTATTATTCCTGATATCCTTTGTAATGCGGGTGGAGTAACCGTTTCTTATTTTGAATGGGTACAGAATACAATGAATTATTACTGGAAAGAAGAAAAAGTAAATAGGGAACTAGAAGAGAAAATGATTGGTGCATTCAAGCGCGTGTATAAAATGAAAGAGGAGAAGAAGAGCGGAATGCGCCAAGCAGCCTATATGGTCGGTATTAAACACCTTGTCCTTGCTCTACAAGCTAGAGGCTGGATTAAAAACGGGGATTTATCGAAAATGTAGAATGAAAGCGGAAGCGCCCGTTTAGTGACGTACAAACTGTACATGAGGTTAGAGGAGGTTCGATTAAAACCGTTGCATAACGCAGCAACATCGAACCAACCTACGTCGTGTAGGTCGAAAGGATACATGGAGAGCGGTGCGATTCGATGTTAACTTATCATAAGGAGGAGTAGAAAGTTTGCTGGGCGTTGGAGCTGGACGTGGATATAAAGCTATATAAAAACAAACATTTCTATAATTTCTAATACAAAACACAAAAAGGAAGCGAAATCAGACGCTTCCTTTTTGTATGGTCTCCTGTTATGGTTTTAGTATCATCAAAATAAAGAGAAGAACACCTAAGGTTGATGCTACATAGAACCACGTGTTGACACTCTTTAAAAGTTGTTCTTGTTTTAAAGGGAGTGCGGTTGCCTGTTTATTTTCCTCCAAGTTGACCCAATAATGTACTCTTCTTGATTTTGGCGTTACCATAGCTATGACGATGATTTGAATGAGAATATAGAGAATGAGGGACCCAACTAACCAAACTTGCATAAACGAGCCATAATCACCAAGCCATATGAGTAATAAGCCTGACACCACAGCGATGGTCCCACCAATCTTAGGGAAGTACTCAAGCTTTTTGCCTAATGCAAGTGACTCGCGCAATTGAGCAGATGTTTGATCAGGATGTACAAGAACGTGCGCAAAAAACGTAGGACCAACACCAACAATGGCAGATAGCACATGAATGAGCACTAATAATGACAAGCGAGTTCCTCCCTTTTAAGAAGTGCAAAAGTATAAGCTTTGGAGCTTACATCCAGCGCCCAGCAACTAGTATGCTTCCTTCGTCTCCGTACGATAAGTCAATATCGAATCACGCATGTTTTCGTGTTTCCTTTATCTCCTACGGAATCAGGTGAAGGAGGTTCGATTAAAGCCGCTGCATCACGCACCAACATTAAACCAACCTACGTCGTGTAGGCCGCAGCATATACGTTCCCCCAGGGCGCTTGCGCCTTTCAAGAGTAATGCACTTCCTATATCTATGAGGGAAAAAGAAAGAAATAACCCACTATACATAAAAAGGAGAACGATTTTATGAAGATTTCTATTATCTCCGTTGGCAAGTTAAAAGAAAAATACTTAAAACAAGGTATTGATGAATACATCAAACGAATGGGCCCATATGCAAAAGTCGATATCCAGGAAGTTTCGGATGAAAAAGCACCAGAAAACCTTAGTGAAGCCCAAATGGAAGAAGTGAAGCAAAAGGAAGGCGAACGCATTTTAAGCAAAATTGGAGCGGATACATACGTCATCACATTAGAGATTGAAGGCAAGAAGATTACATCAGAAAAATTAGCCGAACAACTCGATCAGCTAGCAACATATGGAAACAGTAAAATCGCCTTTGTCATTGGTGGATCCCTTGGCATTAGCGAAGGTGTTCAGAAAC
Above is a genomic segment from Pontibacillus yanchengensis containing:
- a CDS encoding Glu/Leu/Phe/Val family dehydrogenase, coding for MTVEQHKVEADISTHGKNPYEIVQELLKESVSGLGLDESIYQILKKPMRLLEVSIPIRKDNGDIVNYTGYRSQHLDILGPTKGGIRFHPDVNIDEVRALSIWMSMKSAIIQLPLGGGKGGVIVNPNDLNERELEELSRSYIRKITPIIGPKKDIPAPDMNTTPEIMAWMIDEYDKLNGYNIPGLITGKPIIIGGSQGRLEATGRGVVITIREAANAINLDLSQATAAIQGFGNVGSATAHFLHESGVKVVAITDASGGIYNENGINIPELSEFVAEGNVIADYEKCESISNEKMFALPVDILIPAAIENQITKETAPTIQAKIVAEAANGPSTPEGNDILEEKGVFIIPDILCNAGGVTVSYFEWVQNTMNYYWKEEKVNRELEEKMIGAFKRVYKMKEEKKSGMRQAAYMVGIKHLVLALQARGWIKNGDLSKM
- the rlmH gene encoding 23S rRNA (pseudouridine(1915)-N(3))-methyltransferase RlmH; translation: MKISIISVGKLKEKYLKQGIDEYIKRMGPYAKVDIQEVSDEKAPENLSEAQMEEVKQKEGERILSKIGADTYVITLEIEGKKITSEKLAEQLDQLATYGNSKIAFVIGGSLGISEGVQKRSDFALSFSKMTFPHQMMRLMLLEQVYRAFRIMRGEPYHK
- a CDS encoding DUF2269 family protein, which gives rise to MSLLVLIHVLSAIVGVGPTFFAHVLVHPDQTSAQLRESLALGKKLEYFPKIGGTIAVVSGLLLIWLGDYGSFMQVWLVGSLILYILIQIIVIAMVTPKSRRVHYWVNLEENKQATALPLKQEQLLKSVNTWFYVASTLGVLLFILMILKP